The region ctgtTGGTTGTAATTGTATGAAGGTTTTTTTGAGAACTGTTTGAGAATGTTTTTTGAGAGTTTGTAAGAACTGGTTCCTGGTCAGGTTTTGCTAATATTCTCACTCTATATTTCACTCTCCAGTTTGTTTAACGAGCACCCGGAAACTCTAAAACTGTTCCCAAAGTTTGTGGACATCGCTCAGGGTGATTTGGCGGGACATCCAGCGGTAGCAGCCCATGGCGCGACGGTGCTGAAGAAGCTAGGCGAGTTGCTAAAGGCCAGAGGTGATCACGCCGAGCTCCTCAAACCACTGGCCAACACCCACGCCAACACACACAAGATCGCCCTCAACAACTTCAGGGTAATGCAACAGGAAACTGCCACCCGATCCGTTCATATTTTCATTGACATGCTTTCCTTCATTCTTGGGCCCTGTTCCAAAACCGAGTGAGCTGACTACATAGCCAGATGCtctctaaggcagcatcctaacaatGGAACCTCATAAATGACAGATTTGGAGcgccctacataggcagcaactccatgCATTGAAGTAGCACTACTCACATGATGCGCACAGGCATCTCAATTCACAATTGGGTCCAAAATAGTCTGACGTTAACATGTTGCTAACATGCATTGTGTCACATACTGAAacgctcaaaaatttgcattatGATAAGTTAGCAGCCCTAGCCAAAACATACTCTAAGCAAGTATGTGGACTCAACTGCTTCTCTCGATTTTGTGTGCCGTtctgttccaaaatgtgtcaggccgctattcataacacaatgcaaagacgcattgcattctcaacgttgccacaaggggtgctatagagGTATAAGCCTGAGCTGTCCACTTCTAATTcgactactgtcatggcagagcatcAGTTTAATGagaaagtaagttaaagtcaCTATACTTACAGCaacttaataataaaataacatatcCAGTTAAATGGCACAGAcctttgaaggtaactctatcgtcCCCTTAAGTATTGAGATTTGTTAATgacacagtaacgcaagaacgcacgTTGAGCACGTTCAACCGGATGCATTGGTAATGTGTTGACCAAGCGCTTGCATCTGCgtatgtaactggtcctgctcgacccgctccgagtgggattcgaTCCGggatctccagcatgggaggcggcatgctaacgaggaggctgaaggctacagcctctagcatcagtcgttagtgcgcctcttgaggccaggggattGAGGTTTACACATATTGCACAGCtttcacgtaccagctggctcccgttacacgtACAtatacttgcataaagtatgtttctggctatAAAATgctgcagctcactaggttttggaacaaagtgTGGATGCCCGATTCCGTCTTGAAGACAGACTCACTTTCATTCTTGCAACTGAATAATAATTCCATTGTAAAATCTTCCTCTTTGTCTCGTTGTCGACAGCTGatcactgaagtcattgtgaagttGATGGCGGAGAAGGCGGGTCTTGGTGCTGCCGGTCAGGCCGCTCTGAGAAGCGTGATGGATGTCGTCATCTGCGATATCGACGGATACTACAAAGAAATCGGATTTGCTGGATAAATGACACCAAACCCCGACAATCACAAAATCAGCAATATGTAGTTCATGACACAATGGGAGTATATCATAGGAAAATTGCTTGTCGTGTTATCGCCATTCGCACATAGAAATTTCTGTGCTTATAAATGCAAGCTAAtaacattaaacaataaaaatgcctGCATAAATTgtccacaaaaaacaaataatcatgtaTCATGTATGAAACCGAAATAAGGTTGTATCtacctttttttaaatgtgcctgtTTATGGTTTTGAATCAAGTCAGGTTTGGAATGTCATCTGATGTTTGTTTAAACAGTAAGTGAGCCTGGTGATGTCATAATGGTGACTGTGTGTTAGGGTCTCAGGAGGACTTCATTTAAATTGCACTAATGGTGATTATCCATTGAAATTccctttaattttcttttaaatgaacCAATGTTCTTAATGACTGCTAATCGTAATTCATGTTTCGATGCGCCTTTGAACATGCTTCTCTACTGAAAATTCTGTGCTTGTTTATTTCACTGTTACTAGCATGCATTTCATAATATTCAAGTGAATGACTTTTGTGAAGCAACACTTTTAATAAACATTGCATATACCTGCTGGAAAACAAAATACATTGCAGTTTGTCTTTATTTGCCATTCGTGCATTAAAACCCAAGGACTTATTCACCTTTGTTTTTCACTATTCTTAGAAACTACTCTAGCTGTCATATGATAAGTCAGTTGGTTTCTGTAAAGCATTGGCGCATGAAAAGTGACAGCATTAATAGTGTTTTATTTAGCAAACCTCACAATACCGTTTCCAgggcatgtgtatgtgtgcgtgtggcCTACTTTGGTAGAAGGCTTATGGTAATCTAGTCTACAGTCACATAGCTAATAAAGTCATTTGGCCTGACTTGCACACACTCTGTCTGGAacgagatttatttatttacgctGGCCTTCAGTGACCCAGTGGAGGAGCTAGGGGTTGGCCAGGGGTGACCATGGCCACCAAGGACCAAAGCCTGGTGACCCCATTGGCTATCCCACTCGCAGctgccgttttggtcattttttgtcttgggcacaattgagttttttagaggtggaactgtctCTCTACAACTGCA is a window of Myxocyprinus asiaticus isolate MX2 ecotype Aquarium Trade chromosome 8, UBuf_Myxa_2, whole genome shotgun sequence DNA encoding:
- the mb gene encoding myoglobin, whose protein sequence is MMADHDLVLKCWGTMEADYTGNGGEVLNRLFNEHPETLKLFPKFVDIAQGDLAGHPAVAAHGATVLKKLGELLKARGDHAELLKPLANTHANTHKIALNNFRLITEVIVKLMAEKAGLGAAGQAALRSVMDVVICDIDGYYKEIGFAG